In the genome of Aspergillus flavus chromosome 8, complete sequence, one region contains:
- a CDS encoding putative mitochondrial carrier protein — MQNIAHKPGDVARESLASPLPTDALQTKPNVSSLGSWSHLIAGAAGGMVTAVLTSPLDVLRTRYDTIAEILLAQIYIRGLQTDYYQSQAAKSRPVPTQPHLRPSFYRTSLLHFRDTFEILFSIHRVEGWRGLFKGLGPSLTGVVPASAVKFYTYGNCKRLLPEIIGCEKDSSLVHALSAACAGIATGSATNPIWVVKTRLQLDKAGARRYKNSLDCARQVMQQEGPKGFYRGLSASFLGTIETTLHLAMYERFKSMISKKIDLNEKSETNGFVQGLAMSGASGLSKLIACLIAYPHEVIRTRLRQAPMADGRQKYTGILQCARLILKEEGAAALYGGLTAHLLRTVPSAAITIGTYELVLKVLERR, encoded by the exons ATGCAAAACATCGCCCACAAACCGGGGGACGTGGCGCGAGAATCGCTCGCGTCGCCACTCCCGACGGATGCCTTGCAAACAAAGCCCAATGTGTCGTCTTTGGGATCGTGGTCTCATTTGATCGCTGGCGC CGCAGGTGGAATGGTCACGGCGGTTCTCACAAGCCCACTCGATGTCCTCCGAACCAGGTACGATACAATCGCAGAAATCTTGCTTGCACAGATTTATATCAGAGG GTTACAAACAGACTATTACCAAAGCCAAGCAGCCAAGTCTCGTCCGGTTCCTACACAACCCCATCTTCGTCCATCATTCTATCGCACCTCCCTCCTTCACTTCCGTGACACATTCGAaatcctcttctccattcaCCGCGTGGAAGGCTGGCGAGGTCTCTTCAAGGGTCTCGGACCTAGTCTGACCGGAGTCGTTCCGGCCAGCGCAGTAAAATTCTACACATACGGAAACTGCAAACGGCTTCTTCCGGAGATCATCGGATGTGAGAAGGATTCATCACTCGTGCACGCCCTGTCCGCTGCATGCGCCGGAATAGCCACCGGCTCAGCCACAAATCCGATCTGGGTGGTTAAGACGCGACTTCAGCTTGATAAGGCTGGGGCCCGACGATACAAGAATAGCCTGGATTGCGCCAGACAGGTTATGCAACAGGAGGGACCAAAGGGCTTTTACCGGGGCTTGTCGGCGAGTTTCCTGGGTACAATTGAGACGACACTGCACCTGGCAATGTATGAGAGGTTCAAGTCAATGATCTCGAAGAAGATTGATCTCAATGAGAAGAGCGAGACAAACGGATTTGTTCAGGGTCTTGCCATGAGTGGAGCTTCGGGTTTGTCAAAGTTGATCGCGTGTTTAATTGCGTATCCTCATGAG GTTATCAGGACTAGGTTACGACAGGCTCCGATGGCGGACGGTCGCCAGAAGTACACTGGAATCCTTCAGTGTGCGCGGTTGATTCTGAAGGAAGAGGGTGCAGCAGCGCTGTATGGAGGCTTGACGGCACATCTCCTTCGGACGGTTCCTTCCGCTGCTATTACAATCGGCACCTATGAGCTGGTCCTCAAGGTCCTCGAGCGTCGCTAG
- a CDS encoding fatty acid desaturase-domain-containing protein: protein MAELHNRKAEKAIEKDTTPTLKELKDAIPKECFESSAVTSLLYLARDILYCAILTVAAFQIHRIPSLPLRIIAWATYGFFQGCVGTGIWILSHECGHGAFSPNQRLNDFVGWAGHSFLMVPYFSWKITHARHHRYTGHMEKDTVYVPWTDEDLAQKKNVRIEQLKHLTEETPIVSFLQLIGHQLFGWQIYLFLNATAGTKSLPEGAGKMGPANHFNFMGPLFTGSQRVSIALSDLGLLIMGSILYYASTQIGAWNVVLLYFIPYFWVHHWLIAITYLQHTHPEVPHYTAEAWTYTKGALATVDRTIGFIGRHFFHEIIDYHVVHHLFSRIPFYKAEEATKAIQPLLGEKYHESKDESFLYSLMTTFRKCIYVSAKGSSQPGVLHFVRADDSK from the exons ATGGCCGAGTTGCACAACAGAAAAGCCGAAAAG GCTATCGAGAAAGACACCACTCCTACTCTGAAAGAGCTCAAGGATGCGATTCCCAAGGAATGCTTCGAGTCCTCGGCCGTAACATCCCTCTTGTACCTAGCTCGCGATATCCTGTACTGCGCCATTTTGACCGTCGCTGCCTTTCAAATCCACCGCATTCCCTCATTACCGCTGCGTATCATAGCCTGGGCTACTTACGGTTTCTTCCAAGGTTGTGTCGGCACTGGAATATGGATTCTTTCACACGAGTGTGGTCACGGAGCTTTCTCGCCTAACCAGAGGCTTAATGACTTCGTCGGCTGGGCTGGGCATTCATTCCTGATGGTGCCCTACTTCTCCTGGAAGATCACCCACGCCCGCCACCACCGCTACACCGGTCATATGGAGAAGGATACCGTGTATGTGCCGTGGACAGACGAGGATCTCgcccagaagaagaacgtgCGGATTGAGCAGCTGAAGCATCTGACTGAGGAGACCCCGATTGTGTCTTTCCTGCAGCTGATCGGTCACCAGCTATTCGGATGGCAAATCTATCTGTTCCTGAATGCCACCGCGGGCACCAAAAGTCTGCCTGAAGGAGCAGGAAAGATGGGACCTGCAAACCATTTCAACTTTATGGGGCCACTCTTCACGGGCTCCCAGCGGGTTTCTATCGCTCTGTCTGATTTAGGACTGTTGATCATGGGCTCCATTCTGTACTATGCGTCTACCCAAATTGGCGCCTGGAATGTCGTGCTGCTGTACTTTATCCCTTATTTCTGGGTCCACCACTGGCTGA TCGCTATCACGTACCTTCAACACACTCACCCTGAAGTCCCACACTACACAGCCGAGGCCTGGACCTACACCAAGGGTGCGCTCGCCACTGTTGACCGCACAATCGGTTTTATTGGTCGTCATTTCTTCCACGAGATCATTGACTACCACGTCGTCCACCATCTCTTCAGCCGCATTCCATTCTACAAGGCCGAGGAAGCAACCAAGGCCATCCAGCCACTGCTTGGCGAAAAATACCACGAATCTAAGGACGAGAGCTTCCTCTATTCGCTGATGACGACATTCCGCAAGTGCATCTATGTCTCCGCGAAAGGAAGTTCCCAGCCCGGTGTTCTGCATTTTGTTAGGGCTGATGATAGCAAATAA
- a CDS encoding putative short-chain dehydrogenase, protein MSSYAITGASKGIGLEFVRQLAADTTNTVLAIVRDPESPGISKLASNHLNLHVIKGDVTDPKSILEAASAAAAVTGGKLDVLIHNSNAVDMATASFNPTQIPFDAQAVRAMFDLPLSTGVYGGLWTTNAFLPLIEKGSQKKIVHISSAMADLDFINKTGVSYGVAYSIAKAGMNVQVAKYAAELAPRGIKVLALSPGWVDTWEGEKPPQVIQALQLMLKQFQLAEPEFKGQIQPEESVRKSLQVIDRLDTESSGLLLSHNGDRERWL, encoded by the exons atgTCTTCATATGCCATCACCGGAGCCTCCAAGGGCATTGGTCTCGAGTTCGTGCGCCAACTCGCTGCCGATACGACCAACACGGTCCTGGCTATAGTACGAGACCCCGAATCACCCGGTATATCTAAGCTCGCCTCCAATCACCTTAATTTGCACGTTATCAAAGGCGATGTTACCGACCCAAAGTCCATTCTCGAGGCAGCCTCAGCGGCAGCCGCCGTGACAGGCGGGAAGCTAGACGTGCTTATCCACAACTCCAACGCCGTTGATATGGCCACCGCGTCCTTCAACCCGACCCAGATTCCATTTGATGCTCAAGCCGTTCGCGCAATGTTTGACCTGCCGTTAAGTACCGGTGTCTATGGCGGGCTATGGACGACAAACGCCTTTTTGCCCCTGATCGAGAAAGGCagccagaagaagattgtGCACATATCCAGCGCCATGGCGGATTTGGATTTTATCAATAAGACTGGTGTCAGCTACGGTGTCGCGTACTCTATCGCAAAAGCCGGGATGAATGTCCAAGTCGCCAAGTACGCAGCAGAACTTGCGCCGAGAGGCATCAAGGTGTTGGCTTTAAGCCCCGGATGGGTTGATACGTGGGAGG GAGAGAAACCGCCTCAGGTAATACAAGCGCTACAGCTCATGCTGAAGCAGTTTCAGCTAGCCGAGCCTGAGTTCAAGGGGCAAATTCAGCCTGAAGAGAGTGTTAGAAAGAGCCTCCAGGTGATTGACCGTCTGGATACCGAGTCTAGCGGCTTGCTCCTGAGCCATAATGGAGATAGAGAAAGATGGTTGTGA
- a CDS encoding major facilitator superfamily domain-containing protein encodes MVDNADIKCKSPGGSRPVTCTGPSSFDLGPGYQAPIVRKVYKRRFIGVAHLALLNIVVSWDWVTYPTVPVTSAEFLGVSVNAITWLSTSTLFAYCVSAPFVFHTVERMGLRGSNIVASVLLLVGNWIRYAGTVSAVKNYGVVMFGQIVIGLAQPFCLSTPSKFSDSWFTDQGRTSATAIATLANPLGAALGQFANPYLAKIPDDLPRMVLIISVISSVASLPSLFIPSKPPTPPSAAAAVNRTPLLVSFKDIAEKRDFWLLSLPFSIYVALFNSTITLINQAVIPYGATEEEAGIAGGILIGAGLLGAAIISPLNDRFKWYTGTIRILFPITCAMYISLVFAPASSWGIWPTYLVCAILGFSSFSLVPVLLELLAELTFPHSPEIGSTISWLGGQIFGAVFIIAQSAMIAGPTGNPPYNMHKSLVFSAILSGVFLPLPLLLNLFGDPTVRQREQIHDEVITTALGTV; translated from the exons ATGGTCGACAATGCGGATATAAAGTGCAAAAGCCCAGGGGGTAGCAGGCCGGTCACTTGCACTGGTCCGTCTTCTTTTGACCTCGGTCCTGGGTATCAAGCGCCCATCGTCAGGAAGGTTTACAAACGCCGCTTCATCGGTGTTGCTCACCTGGCCCTCCTCAACATTGTCGTCAGTTGGGAT TGGGTCACATATCCAACAGTCCCAGTAACATCAGCCGAGTTCTTGGGGGTTAGTGTGAATGCAATCACTTGGCTAAGTACGAGCACTCTATTCGCTTACTGTGTCAGCGCACC CTTTGTTTTCCATACAGTAGAGCGCATGGGCTTGAGAGGATCGAACATCGTCGCTTCTGTGCTCTTGTTAGTTGGAAACTGGATACGATATGCAGGCACAGTGTCAGCGGTCAAGAACTATGGGGTTGTCATGTTTGGCCAAATTGTCATTGGTTTGGCTCAGCCCTTTTGCCTCTCGACACCTAGCAAGTTCAGTGACAGTTGGTTTACGGACCAGGGCCGCACCAGCGCTACTGCTATTGCTACCCTCGCTAATCCTCTGGGGGCAGCTCTGGGACAGTTTGCGAACCCGTACCTCGCCAAGATACCTGATGACTTACCTAGAATGGTCTTGATCATTTCTGTCATC TCCTCAGTGGCATCACTCCCTTCTTTATTCATCCCATCAAAACCACCGACTCCACCCTCCGCGGCCGCTGCAGTGAACCGAACACCTCTGCTAGTGTCATTCAAGGACATTGCTGAAAAGCGGGACTTTTGGCTCTTGTCCCTGCCATTCTCTATCTATGTGGCATTGTTCAATTCCACTATCACTCTGATTAACCAAGCAGTCATACCTTATGGCGCCacagaggaggaggcgggtATCGCAGGCGGTATTCTCATCGGTGCTGGACTTCTAGGGGCAGCAATCATATCACCACTGAATGATCGGTTCAAGTGGTACACGGGAACCATTCGAATCCTTTTCCCTATCACCTGTGCTATGTACATATCGCTCGTCTTCGCCCCGGCAAGCTCCTGGGGCATATGGCCCACGTATCTCGTTTGTGCAATCTTAGGTTTCTCATCTTTTAGCCTCGTTCCAGTCCTACTGGAGCTTCTGGCAGAGCTGACTTTCCCCCACTCCCCTGAGATAGGCAGCACCATCTCCTGGCTTGGTGGACAGATATTTGGTGCGGTCTTCATTATTGCCCAATCTGCGATGATTGCCGGACCCACTGGCAATCCACCCTACAATATGCACAAGTCTCTTGTCTTCTCGGCTATTTTGAGTGGAGTATTTttgccactgccactgctACTGAACCTGTTTGGAGATCCGACAGTACGCCAGAGAGAACAGATACACGATGAAGTCATCACAACTGCTTTGGGTACGGTTTGA
- a CDS encoding Polymerase/histidinol phosphatase-like protein: protein MPFSHHSHSGEFCPSHAQNTLEQVIQTAILQGMEVFCLSEHMPRSSDELYEEEIEAGVTSSSMISNEAKYFMTAIQLRKKYASQIKILVGFESEWIRSDTSLRLIHDSLSRHPFEFFVGSVHHLHGIPIDWSRKLYSKAREVSGGTDERIFEDYFDVQFEMLQNLKPMIVGHFDLIRLHSDNPNASDGGFRSWTGVWQRVARNLRYISSYGGLLELNSAALRKGLEMPYPAAEVCQSQEFLALDGRFCLSDDSHGIAHVGAMYQEMLKYVEEQGIQKLYFLELAPDGTNQGLDPRFPRTLVKCRSLAEVKKMAYWKQ from the exons ATGCCTTTCTCCCACCACTCGCACTCAGGAGAATTCTGTCCTAGCCATGCTCAAAACACCTTGGAGCAAGTGATACAGACTGCCATATTACAAGGCATGGAGGTATTTTGCTTGAGCGAGCATATGCCGCGCTCCAGTGACGAATTAtacgaagaagaa ATCGAGGCCGGCGTAACTTCATCATCTATGATCAGCAATGAGGCAAAGTACTTTATGACAGCGATTCAGCTGCGGAAGAAATACGCCTCGCAAATCAAGATTCTCGTAGGATTTGAATCTGAATGGATTCGAAGCGACACTTCATTGAGACTCATACATGATTCGCTGTCTAGGCATCCTTTCGAGTTCTTTGTTGGGTCAGTGCACCACCTCCATGGAATCCCCATTGACTGGAGCCGAAAGCTATATTCGAAAGCACGAGAGGTGTCCGGCGGAACAGACGAGCGTATCTTTGAAGACTACTTCGATGTTCAATTTGAAATGTTGCAAAATTTGAAGCCTATGATCGTGGGCCATTTTGACTTGATTCGGCTTCACTCTGATAACCCAAACGCATCCGATGGAGGGTTTCGGAGTTGGACAGGTGTCTGGCAGAGAGTGGCGCGAAATCTACGATATATATCAAGCTATGGAGGGCTTCTAGAACTCAACTCAGCTGCACTGCGGAAAGGGCTTGAGATGCCGTACCCTGCAGCGGAGGTTTGCCAG AGTCAGGAATTTCTCGCCTTAGATGGTCGATTCTGTCTTTCTGACGACAGCCATGGTATCGCTCACGTCGGGGCCATGTATCAGGAGATGTTGAAGTACGTGGAAGAGCAGGGAATTCAGAAGCTCTATTTCTTGGAGTTGGCCCCTGATGGGACGAATCAGGGGTTGGATCCAAGGTTTCCGCGGACGTTGGTGAAGTGTCGTTCTCTGGCAGAGGTGAAGAAAATGGCCTACTGGAAGCAATGA
- a CDS encoding putative sphingosine phosphate lyase: MYALNQTAKSVWLPLTQLSGTSKYDIVSRLVCTILIIRSVLTVYQNVTCYGVAGTLTNALEYCRRWISLETRAAPRKFKRVDKDIEAISNSMVQKLARHGADVRRNLSLPKEGWDIEKVEAELNELHNLDHTRWEDGRVSGAVYHGGNELLEMQTRAIGKFSVSNPIHPDVFPGVRKMEAEIVAMILAAFHGPEDGAGVTTSGGTESIIMACLAAREKAAAERGVTNPEMIIPSTAHAAFFKAAQYFKIKLHLLSCPAPEYKASVTEIRRLINRNTVLLVASAPNYPHGIVDDIPEISRLATENDIPLHVDCCLGSLVIAFLQKSGFPSPYDNSGGFDFRQPGVTSISVDTHKYGFAPKGSSVLLYRNRSYRNYQYFLFPDWSGGAYASPSMAGSRPGSLIAGTWATLVRMGESGYISSCRQIVGAAKKFEAAILTNPILKPHIEIIGYPMVSVIAFTSKNDEIETYDIADAMDARGWHLNALQSPPAIHCAFTIPTAEAVDGLISDLIDVISEILLQIQEQKQKGEHIVRQRGKSAALYGVGGSIADRTMVNQFAEGFLDTLYKA; encoded by the exons ATGTATGCTCTTAATCAGACGGCAAAGTCGGTTTGGTTGCCCCTGACGCAACTGAGCGGGACATCGAAGTACGACATTGTTTCTCGATTAGTCTGTACTATTCTTATCATACGAAGTGTCCTTACGGTCTATCAGAACGTCACTTGCTACGGTGTTGCTGGAACTCTGACAAATGCCTTGGAATACTGCCGGAGATGGATATCTCTAGAGACACGAGCAGCTCCCCGGAAATTCAAACGAGTGGACAAAGATATCGAGGCAATATCGAACTCAATGGTGCAGAAACTGGCTCGGCATGGAGCTGATGTCAGAAGGAATTTATCACTTCCTAAAGAAGGATGGGATATCGAGAAAGTCGAAGCGGAGTTGAACGAACTCCACAACTTAGACCATACACGATGGGAGGATGGCCGGGTTAGCGGAGCAGTATACCATGGGGGCAATGAACTGCTGGAGATGCAAACTAGAGCCATTGGCAAATTCAGTGTCTCGAATCCAATCCACCCAGATGTCTTTCCAGGAGTTAGAAAGATGGAAGCAGAAATAGTAGCAATG ATCCTAGCCGCCTTCCACGGCCCCGAAGATGGGGCTGGAGTAACCACAAGCGGTGGTACAGAatccatcatcatggcaTGCTTGGCTGCTCGGGAGAAAGCTGCAGCTGAGCGCGGCGTCACAAATCCGGAGATGATAATCCCCAGTACAGCTCATGCAGCATTTTTCAAAGCTGCGCAGTACTTCAAAATCAAACTCCATCTTCTTTCATGCCCGGCGCCTGAGTATAAAGCATCTGTTACCGAAATTCGTCGACTGATCAATCGTAACACGGTTCTGCTAGTCGCGTCTGCACCGAACTATCCCCACGGCattgtcgatgatatccCAGAGATCTCACGATTGGCAACTGAAAATGATATCCCACTTCATGTTGACTGCTGTTTGGGGTCACTTGTTATTGCGTTCTTGCAAAAGTCGGGCTTCCCGTCTCCATACGACAACAGCGGTGGCTTTGATTTTCGGCAACCGGGAGTCACCAGCATCAGTGTTGACACGCATAAATATGGCTTTGCTCCAAAAGGCAGCTCGGTCTTATTGTATCGCAATCGATCATACCGAAACTATCAATACTTCTTGTTTCCCGATTGGTCTGGTGGTGCCTATGCTTCGCCATCCATGGCAGGTTCTCGTCCTGGCTCCCTTATTGCAGGCACCTGGGCTACATTGGTGAGAATGGGAGAGTCCGGATATATAAGCAGCTGCCGCCAGATTGTGGGAGCTGCGAAAAAGTTTGAGGCTGCCATACTCACAAATCCTATCTTGAAGCCCCATATTGAGATCATTGGGTATCCCATGGTTAGCGTCATCGCATTTACAAGTAAAAATGATGAAATCGAGACATATGATATTGCCGACGCCATGGACGCTAGGGGATGGCATCTGAATGCGTTGCAGTCTCCACCGGCTATTCATTGTGCATTCACCATACCCACGGCTGAAGCTGTGGATGGTCTCATTTCGGATTTGATTGATGTCATCAGTGAGATATTACTTCAGATTcaggagcagaagcagaagggaGAACACATCGTACGCCAGCGTGGTAAGAGTGCGGCGCTCTATGGTGTAGGGGGAAGTATTGCGGATAGGACCATGGTCAATCAATTCGCAGAAGGATTCTTGGATACCTTGTATAAAGCTTAG
- a CDS encoding heme peroxidase, with the protein MADKCPFHNQAPKPNVAGSGTQNRDWWPDQLKLNILRQHTTVSNPLDPDFDYAAAFNSLDYYALKKDLQDLMTDSQDWWPADFGHYGGLFIRMAWHSAGTYRTFDGRGGGGQGQQRFAPLNSWPDNVSLDKARRLLWPIKQKYGNKISWADLMILTGNVALESMGFKTFGFAGGRKDTWEADESVYWGGETTWLGNDVRYSHGFAGSSKHGAVIADEASHRDIHSRELEKPLAAAHMGLIYVNPEGPDGNPDPVAAARDIRTTFARMAMNDEETVALIAGGHTFGKTHGAASSDHVGSEPEAAGLEAQGLGWQNSHGSGKGAHTITSGLEVTWTKTPTQWNLNFLEYLFRFEWVLTKSPAGANQWVAKDADAFIPDAYDSSKKHRPQMLTTDLSLRFDPAYEKISRRFLENPDQFAEAFARAWFKLTHRDMGPRARYIGPEVPAEELSWQDPIPAVNHPVISETDIAALKRDILATGVDPSKFISTAWASASTFRGSDKRGGANGARIRLAPQRDWEVNNQPWLAAALKALEDIQDKFNSAQNDGKRVSLADLIVLAGCAAVEKAASDAGHIITVPFTPGRMDASQDQTDVESFNQMEPVADGFRNYGTSTARVPAEHYLVDKAQLLTLSAPEMTVLVGGLRALNANYDGSAHGVFTTRPGQLTNDFFVNLLDMNTSWKASGSGNDIYEGTDRRTGSKKWTATRADLVFGSHAELRAIAEVYGSSDGKGKFVKDFVAAWAKVMNLDRFDVN; encoded by the coding sequence ATGGCAGACAAGTGTCCCTTCCATAACCAAGCGCCGAAGCCCAACGTTGCGGGCAGTGGCACCCAAAACCGCGACTGGTGGCCAGACCAGCTAAAGCTGAACATCCTCCGCCAGCACACAACGGTTTCGAACCCATTGGATCCAGACTTTGACTATGCTGCGGCTTTCAACAGCCTGGATTACTATGCTCTGAAGAAGGACCTGCAAGACCTGATGACTGATTCGCAGGATTGGTGGCCAGCGGATTTTGGTCATTATGGTGGCCTCTTCATTCGCATGGCCTGGCATAGTGCGGGTACCTATCGCACCTTTGATGGtcgaggtggtggtggacaAGGTCAACAGCGGTTCGCGCCACTCAACAGCTGGCCGGACAACGTGAGTCTTGACAAAGCTCGCCGCCTGCTTTGGCCGATCAAGCAAAAGTATGGTAACAAGATCTCCTGGGCTGACCTGATGATCTTAACGGGCAACGTGGCACTAGAGTCTATGGGCTTCAAAACATTCGGATTTGCCGGTGGACGTAAGGATACTTGGGAAGCGGACGAATCTGTTTACTGGGGTGGAGAGACCACATGGCTCGGCAATGATGTGCGCTATTCCCATGGTTTTGCCGGATCTTCCAAGCATGGTGCTGTTATTGCCGACGAAGCATCCCATCGCGATATACATTCTCGCGAACTGGAAAAGCCACTCGCAGCTGCTCATATGGGCTTGATTTACGTGAACCCGGAAGGGCCCGATGGGAACCCTGACCCAGTCGCTGCAGCTCGGGATATCCGTACCACGTTCGCTCGCATGGCAATGAATGATGAGGAAACTGTTGCGCTAATTGCTGGTGGTCATACCTTTGGAAAGACACACGGGGCGGCTTCCTCAGACCACGTTGGTTCTGAGCCTGAGGCTGCTGGTCTAGAGGCACAAGGCTTGGGTTGGCAAAACAGCCATGGCTCGGGAAAAGGCGCGCATACCATTACCAGTGGTCTGGAAGTAACCTGGACAAAGACTCCAACCCAATGGAATTTGAACTTCCTCGAGTACCTGTTCCGCTTCGAATGGGTGCTCACCAAGAGTCCTGCGGGTGCGAACCAATGGGTAGCTAAGGACGCAGATGCCTTTATCCCGGATGCATACGATTCATCCAAGAAGCACCGACCACAGATGCTTACTACTGACTTGTCTCTGCGATTCGATCCTGCTTACGAGAAGATCTCGCGCCGCTTTCTGGAAAACCCGGATCAGTTTGCAGAAGCCTTTGCGCGGGCCTGGTTCAAGCTGACACATCGGGACATGGGGCCGCGTGCTCGCTATATCGGTCCAGAGGTCCCCGCTGAAGAGCTGTCCTGGCAGGATCCCATCCCAGCAGTCAACCATCCGGTAATTAGTGAGACCGATATCGCCGCACTCAAGCGGGATATCCTCGCCACCGGCGTCGATCCTTCGAAGTTCATCTCGACTGCTTGGGCATCAGCATCGACTTTTCGAGGCAGTGATAAACGCGGCGGCGCCAACGGTGCACGTATTCGTCTTGCCCCTCAGCGCGACTGGGAAGTGAATAACCAGCCATGGCTTGCGGCGGCATTGAAGGCCCTGGAAGACATCCAAGACAAATTCAACAGCGCCCAGAACGACGGAAAGCGAGTATCCTTGGCGGATCTCATTGTGCTCGCTGGCTGCGCAGCTGTCGAGAAAGCTGCCAGCGATGCCGGCCATATTATCACCGTGCCTTTCACGCCGGGACGCATGGATGCTTCGCAGGACCAGACGGATGTCGAGTCATTCAATCAGATGGAGCCTGTGGCAGACGGCTTCCGGAACTATGGCACATCCACTGCTCGGGTGCCAGCCGAGCACTATCTGGTTGACAAGGCGCAGTTGCTGACTCTATCTGCGCCTGAGATGACGGTACTTGTTGGTGGTCTGCGGGCTCTGAATGCCAACTACGATGGCTCCGCCCATGGAGTGTTTACTACCCGGCCGGGCCAGCTGACGAATGATTTCTTTGTCAATCTCCTCGACATGAACACCTCGTGGAAGGCATCTGGCAGTGGCAATGACATTTACGAAGGCACCGACCGCAGAACCGGCTCGAAGAAATGGACTGCCACCAGGGCCGATCTGGTCTTCGGATCTCACGCCGAGCTGCGCGCCATCGCCGAGGTGTATGGCAGCAGTGACGGAAAGGGCAAATTCGTAAAGGACTTTGTTGCCGCTTGGGCTAAGGTCATGAACCTTGACAGGTTTGATGTGAACTAG